A part of Carettochelys insculpta isolate YL-2023 chromosome 1, ASM3395843v1, whole genome shotgun sequence genomic DNA contains:
- the ATN1 gene encoding atrophin-1, protein MFSSNWAKENGGPTPKRMKTRQNKDSMSMRSGRKKETPGPREELRSRGRASPGGVSTSSSDGKTEKSRQSTKKGRVEESCAPKAGKQGRMEEISESEGEDSNAPKKTKTEELPCPQSPSDVDSLDGHSFNDEMSSDPRDIDQDNRSTSPSVYSPGSVENDSDSSSVLSQGPPHPYHHPPLFPQSPHSTPPTDSLARPPEPGFSLAGEVHAQAPASGYHSQLETQSSRIFQAQPPPAPASSSSSSAAHGPLYPSASVVQGAPKAASGAGGLLVPGGREPMLGAKHNPPPTTPISLASVAGGLPPQKTPPGNPPAAPPASTPSFPHVSANLPPPPALRPLNNASTSSSSPGMVGQALSGHLPSPHGMGQDKTPAPPTSRYPCAPPPPPPSSSSAQYPPPSPAQALPGYSASYAHSFPPPSGLSVSSQPPKYTQPSLPSQPVWSQGPPPYGRPLGNTSSHPAASFPGQASHHQQPPQQQQHHTHGTGGGVSPATATPPQPPGGYPHSLESGAHHPSHVAYGLRLYPPHSQATYSQTPSAAAASSSSSSSSSSSSSQGTYPGVCAHPQGQNPAAFAFPPPPPPSPAHGAGPPVTSASVTLSTVIATMASSSAPYKTASPPAPPSTVAPYGKRAGSPAPTFQPPAPYKPGSPPSSSASSFHVATPPGYRVSSSPAAGSYKAPSPAPAAPPLPGSMGAPAPPLPVNAAQIKQEPSEEYEPPESPMPPARSPSPAPKVVDLPSHASQSARFNKHLDRGFNSCSRTDLYFVPLDGSKLAKKRADLVEKVRREAEQKAREEKEREREREREKEREREKERELERSVKMAQEGRPVECPSLGPVAHRPTFEQGSAVATVPPYLGPDTPALRTLSEYARPHVMSPNNRNHPFYVPLGAVDPGLLGYNVPAIYSSDPATREREARERDLRDRDLRERLKPGFEVKPAELEQLHAVPAAAMDPFPRHGGLALQAAPGLHPAFPFHPGLGHLERERLALATGPALRPDMSYAERLAAERQHAERVAALSNDPLARLQMLNVTPHHHQHSHIHSHLHLHQQDAIHAASASVHPLIDPLASGSHLTRIPYPAGTIPNPLLPHPLHENEVLRHQLFATPYRDLPGSLSAPMSAAHQLQAMHAQSAELQRLALEQQQWLHAHHPLHGVPLPTQEDYYSHLKKESDKPL, encoded by the exons ATGTTTTCATCCAACTGGGCCAAGGAGAATGGGGGTCCCACACCCAAAAGAATGAAGACTCGACAGAACAAAGACTCG ATGTCAATGCGGAGTGGACGGAAGAAGGAGACTCCGGGGCCCCGAGAGGAGCTCAGGTCGCGTGGCCGAGCCTCCCCTGGTGGTGTCAGCACCTCTAGCAGTGATGGCAAAACTGAGAAGTCCCGGCAAAGCACTAAG aagggacggGTGGAGGAGTCCTGCGCTCCCAAGGCCGGCAAGCAGGGCCGGATGGAGGAGATTtcagagagtgaaggggaggACAGCAATGCCCCCAAGAAAACCAAAACTGAG GAACTACCATGTCCCCAGTCTCCCTCAGATGTTGACAGCCTCGATGGCCACAGCTTCAACGATGAGATGAGCAGTGACCCCCGGGACATTGACCAGGATAACCGGAGCACCTCGCCCAGTGTCTACAGCCCAGGCAGTGTGGAGAATGATTCAGACTCATCCTCTGTGCTGTCCCAAGGGCCACCTCACCCTTACCATCATCCTCCACTCTTCCCTCAAagtccccactccacccctccaACTGACAGCCTCGCCCGGCCACCTGAGCCGGGCTTTAGCCTGGCAGGCGAGGTCCATGCTCAGGCCCCTGCCAGTGGCTACCACTCTCAACTTGAGACCCAGTCATCAAGGATTTTCCAGGCCCAGCCGCCACCAGcacctgcctcctcctcttcttcctctgctgCACATGGCCCTCTTTATCCCTCTGCTAGTGTGGTCCAGGGGGCGCCCAAAGCCGCCAGTGGAGCGGggggcctcctggtgccaggagggCGAGAACCGATGCTTGGTGCCAAGCACAATCCACCACCCACTACACCTATCTCCTTGGCCTCTGTGGCTGGAGGCCTCCCCCCTCAGAAAACCCCCCCAGGCAaccccccagcagcacccccagcttccaccccctccttcccccacgtCTCAGCcaacctgcctcccccaccagccctgcgccCGCTCAACAATGCGtccaccagctccagctcacctggGATGGTGGGGCAGGCATTGAGTGggcacctcccctctccccacggGATGGGGCAGGACAAGacacctgccccacccacctcacgttacccctgtgcccccccacccccaccgccctccaGCTCCTCCGCTCAgtaccctcccccttcccctgctcaggCCCTGCCCGGCTACAGTGCCTCCTACGCCCATTCCTTTCCTCCGCCCAGTGGCCTCTCTGTCTCTAGCCAGCCCCCGAAGTACACCCAGccctctctgccctcccagcctgtgTGGAGCCAGGGTCCACCGCCCTACGGCCGCCCCCTAGGCAACACCAGCTCCcaccctgctgcctccttccctggccAAGCCTCCCATCACCAGCAgccgccccagcagcagcagcatcacacccATGGCACTGGAGGGGGGgtctccccagccacagcaactcctccccagccccccggaGGTTACCCTCACTCCTTGGAGTCAGGCGCTCATCACCCGTCACACGTCGCCTACGGGCTGCGGCTctacccaccccacagccaggccacaTACAGCCAGActccttcagctgctgctgcctcctcttcctcctcctcctcctcctcctcctcctcctcccaggggacaTACCCGGGGGTCTGTGCTCACCCCCAAGGGCAGAATCCTGCTGCCTTTGCCTTTCCCCCGCCACCTCCACCCTCGCCTGCGCACGGAGCTGGACCACCAGTCACCTCTGCCTCTGTCACTCTCTCCACTGTCATAGCCACCATGgcctcctcctcagccccctACAAGACGGCgtcaccccctgctcccccttccaCTGTGGCCCCCTATGGGAAGCgggcaggctcccctgcccccacattccagcccccagctccctacAAGCCCGGTTCACCCCCTTCCTCCTCCGCTTCCTCCTTCCATGTGGCCACGCCCCCCGGCTACAGGGTGAGCTCTTCCCCCGCAGCTGGCAGCTACAAGGCCCCCTCCCCGGCTCCCGCTGCGCCCCCGCTGCCTGGCAGTATgggagcccctgccccaccactcccagtgAACGCCGCACAAATCAAGCAAGAGCCATCGGAGGAGTACGAGCCCCCGGAGAGCCCAATGCCACCGGCTcggagcccctccccagcccccaaagtgGTGGACTTGCCAAGTCATGCCAGCCAGTCAGCCAG ATTCAACAAACACCTGGATCGCGGCTTCAACTCCTGCTCCCGAACAGACCTGTACTTCGTGCCCCTGGATGGCTCCAAGCTGGCCAAGAAACGGGCTGACCTTGTGGAGAAGGTCCGCAGGGAGGCCGAGCAGAAGGCCCGGGAGGAGAAGGAACGAGAGAGGGAGCGGGAAAGGGAGAAGGAGCGAGAgagggaaaaggagagagagctgGAGAGAAGCGTG AAAATGGCTCAGGAGGGCCGGCCAGTGGAGTGCCCATCTCTTGGCCCGGTCGCTCACCGTCCAACCTTTGAGCAAGGCAGTGCAGTGGCTACTGTCCCGCCGTACCTAGGCCCCGACACGCCAGCTCTGCGCACGCTCAGCGAGTACGCCCGGCCCCATGTCATGTCCCCCAACAACCGCAATCACCCCTTCTACGTGCCGCTGGGTGCAGTCGACCCCGGCTTGCTGGGCTACAACGTGCCAGCCATCTACAGCAGCGATCCAGCCACGCGGGAACGGGAGGCCCGGGAGCGAGACCTGAGAGACCGGGACCTGCGGGAACGTCTCAAGCCTGGTTTTGAAGTCAAGCCAGCTGAGTTGGAGCAGCTCCACGCGgtgcctgctgctgccatggaTCCTTTCCCACGTCacggggggctggctctgcaagCAGCCCCTGGCCTACACCCTGCTTTCCCCTTCCACCCCGGCCTGGGCCACTTAGAGCGGGAGCGGCTGGCGCTTgccaccggcccagccctgcgGCCCGACATGTCTTACGCTGAGCGACTGGCGGCGGAGCGGCAACATGCGGAGCGGGTGGCGGCCCTGAGCAATGACCCCCTGGCCCGGCTGCAGATGCTCAACGTGACGCCCCATCATCACCAGCACTCGCACATCCACTCCCACCTTCACCTGCACCAGCAGGATGCCATTCATGCAG cctctgcctctgTTCACCCCCTTATTGACCCATTGGCATCGGGATCACATCTCACTCGGATCCCTTATCCAGCTGGTACCATCCCCAACCCGCTCCTTCCTCACCCTCTGCATGAGAATGAGGTGCTGCGCCACCAGCTCTTTG CTACCCCTTACAGGGACCTGCCGGGATCCCTCTCTGCACCCATGTCTGCAGCTCATCAGCTCCAAGCCATGCACGCCCAGTCAGCGGAACTGCAGCGTCTGGCTCTGGAACAGCAGCAGTGGCTTCACGCCCATCACCCTCTGCATGGAGTGCCACTCCCTACACAGGAGGATTACTACAG TCACCTGAAGAAAGAAAGTGACAAACCCCTTTAA